From the genome of Amycolatopsis sp. NBC_01488, one region includes:
- a CDS encoding macrolide family glycosyltransferase: protein MTQGRHIVFFSFPGVGHINPMLGPAAALAERGHRVTFVVAEQFAGLLRDSAAEVLPYHSDFPAAVTKVDSADDAVTMIIDLMREGFAPLETALERLSGDRPDLVVHDTISGNAARVLARAWDLPLVESCPVFIENDDDEIPGAPQPPDDHPAATGFDHQDPRLARFGEEFGAGVAALLTRHGLDPRLATDSLSAAGDEPRLVYIPQAFHYGSETFGPRYLFVGPTADCAALEGRWSPPGDGLPVVLISLGTSMSKDLGFFIGCIEAFRGKPWHVVLTLGRGADLAALGELPPNVEAHNWMPHPSVLKHATALVCQAGMGSVLEALRYEVPVVAVSHSGETLANAHRVAQLGLGRHIPVAEASGEAIYAAVESLAVDDSLTARLALMAKEIEQAGGAPAAADALEALLP, encoded by the coding sequence ATGACCCAGGGCCGGCACATCGTCTTCTTCAGCTTTCCGGGCGTCGGGCACATCAACCCGATGCTGGGCCCGGCCGCCGCACTCGCCGAGCGGGGCCACCGGGTCACGTTCGTCGTCGCCGAGCAGTTCGCGGGCCTGCTGCGCGACAGCGCGGCCGAGGTGCTGCCCTACCACTCGGACTTCCCCGCGGCGGTCACCAAGGTCGACAGCGCCGACGACGCCGTGACGATGATCATCGACCTCATGCGCGAAGGCTTCGCGCCGCTGGAAACGGCACTCGAACGGCTGTCCGGCGACCGGCCCGACCTCGTCGTCCACGACACCATCAGCGGCAACGCCGCCCGCGTGCTGGCGCGCGCCTGGGACCTCCCGCTCGTCGAAAGCTGTCCCGTCTTCATCGAGAACGACGACGACGAGATCCCCGGCGCACCCCAGCCGCCCGACGACCACCCGGCCGCCACCGGCTTCGACCACCAGGACCCGCGCCTCGCGCGGTTCGGCGAAGAGTTCGGCGCGGGTGTCGCGGCGCTGCTCACGCGGCACGGGCTCGACCCGCGGCTGGCGACGGACAGCCTTTCGGCGGCCGGCGACGAGCCGCGTCTGGTCTACATCCCCCAGGCGTTCCACTACGGGAGCGAGACGTTCGGTCCGCGGTACCTGTTCGTCGGGCCGACCGCGGACTGCGCGGCCCTCGAAGGCCGCTGGTCCCCGCCCGGCGACGGCCTGCCGGTGGTGCTGATCTCGCTGGGCACGTCGATGAGCAAGGACCTCGGGTTCTTCATCGGCTGCATCGAGGCCTTCCGCGGCAAGCCGTGGCACGTGGTGCTGACGCTGGGCCGCGGCGCCGACCTGGCCGCGCTCGGCGAGCTGCCGCCGAACGTCGAGGCGCACAACTGGATGCCGCACCCGTCGGTGCTGAAGCACGCGACGGCGCTGGTGTGCCAGGCGGGGATGGGCAGCGTGCTGGAGGCGCTGCGCTACGAGGTCCCGGTCGTGGCGGTCTCCCACAGCGGCGAGACCCTGGCCAACGCCCACCGCGTCGCGCAGCTGGGTCTCGGCCGGCACATCCCGGTCGCCGAGGCGAGCGGCGAGGCGATCTACGCCGCGGTCGAGTCCCTGGCGGTAGACGACTCGCTGACCGCCCGGCTCGCGCTGATGGCCAAGGAGATCGAGCAGGCCGGTGGTGCGCCCGCGGCCGCCGACGCGCTGGAAGCCCTGCTCCCGTAA
- a CDS encoding ABC transporter permease yields the protein MSVPTALSPAEESTVAGPAGPWRGTTVPMQILILTGRSLRAVVASRALVLLGLLQPLIVLILFSQVFASLAGTSSFPAGVSYIDYLMPAVLVMGSLSVALQSGVGLLDDMRNGVVARFRTLPIASASVLVARSLADVVRHALQLAIMLVLAATLFGFSPGGGFTGVLLAWLMCIAVGWSLSWMFMAIGVWITNVEVMQGVTSMVMFPLMFASSAYVPLSSLPAWLRAVATVNPLTYSVDASRNLALGNPVGAGGLAALGAAGLIGLTGAIVATRGFRRSA from the coding sequence ATGAGCGTACCCACGGCACTGTCCCCCGCGGAGGAGTCCACAGTGGCCGGACCGGCCGGGCCGTGGCGCGGCACCACGGTGCCGATGCAGATCCTCATCCTGACCGGCCGCTCGCTGCGGGCGGTCGTGGCGTCCCGGGCGCTGGTGCTGCTCGGCCTGCTGCAGCCGCTCATCGTGCTGATCCTGTTCAGCCAGGTGTTCGCGAGCCTGGCCGGTACCAGCTCGTTCCCGGCCGGGGTGTCCTACATCGACTACCTGATGCCCGCGGTGCTGGTGATGGGCTCGCTGTCGGTGGCGCTGCAGTCGGGCGTCGGCCTGCTCGACGACATGCGCAACGGCGTCGTGGCCCGCTTCCGCACGCTGCCGATCGCGTCGGCGTCGGTGCTGGTGGCGCGCAGCCTGGCGGACGTCGTGCGGCACGCGCTGCAGCTGGCGATCATGCTGGTGCTGGCGGCGACGCTGTTCGGGTTCTCACCCGGCGGCGGCTTCACCGGCGTGCTGCTGGCGTGGCTGATGTGCATCGCCGTGGGCTGGTCGCTCAGCTGGATGTTCATGGCCATCGGCGTGTGGATCACGAACGTCGAGGTGATGCAGGGCGTGACGTCGATGGTGATGTTCCCGCTCATGTTCGCGTCCTCGGCGTACGTCCCGCTGTCGTCGCTTCCGGCGTGGCTGCGCGCGGTGGCGACGGTGAACCCGCTGACGTACTCGGTCGACGCGTCGCGCAACCTGGCGCTGGGCAACCCGGTGGGGGCAGGGGGCCTGGCGGCGCTGGGCGCGGCGGGCCTGATCGGCCTCACCGGCGCGATCGTCGCCACGCGGGGCTTCCGCCGCTCGGCCTGA
- a CDS encoding sensor histidine kinase: MSDVTPGTRTTLREHPGARMGPKHELATLLSLAVIFGALDVVICLNSHPTTGWAGPRADLVLQLVVDVSVLGLRRFPKTVAGIALAVAFATVLADGLAPGLLSPEDPASPLILPRVTSVIVIFLVRLENPRVAFPLIGAFAIIGSEPWAPSWTITPVGLLSTIGPSAVVLYLDARKQLLQELRDRAERAERETHLLAEQARFEERRRLAAEMHDVLTHGLSLMVLHAGALGISSKEPDVRKAAEEIRARGAMALDELRDLVGVLNTTSADISERMAGPSPRHGSAGTPEQQAPDPATLVAESVAAGIPVELDVEGERSRMSPTIARTVHRIVQEALTNARKHAAGAEIRVELRYRPDGVGIRVVNAPPRRPPDEVLAGSGSGLGLSSLRHRVELVGGTLEAGATPEGGFRIAADLPAYVPTTENRQKHPAPR, encoded by the coding sequence GTGTCGGACGTCACTCCAGGTACTCGAACCACGCTGCGTGAGCATCCGGGCGCGCGGATGGGGCCCAAGCACGAACTGGCGACGCTGCTCAGCCTGGCGGTGATCTTCGGCGCGCTCGACGTGGTGATCTGCCTCAACAGCCACCCCACCACCGGCTGGGCGGGCCCGCGCGCGGACCTCGTCCTGCAGCTGGTGGTCGACGTCTCGGTGCTCGGGCTGCGGCGCTTCCCCAAGACGGTCGCCGGCATCGCACTGGCCGTCGCGTTCGCGACGGTGCTGGCCGACGGGCTCGCCCCCGGCCTGCTCTCCCCGGAGGACCCGGCCAGCCCGCTGATCCTGCCCCGCGTCACGTCGGTCATCGTGATCTTCCTGGTCCGGCTGGAGAACCCGCGCGTCGCGTTCCCCCTCATCGGTGCCTTCGCCATCATCGGCAGCGAGCCGTGGGCGCCCAGCTGGACGATCACCCCGGTCGGCCTGCTCAGCACGATCGGCCCGTCGGCGGTCGTGCTGTACCTGGACGCGCGCAAGCAGCTGCTGCAGGAACTGCGCGACCGCGCCGAGCGGGCCGAGCGCGAGACGCACCTGCTGGCCGAGCAGGCCCGGTTCGAGGAGCGCCGCCGGCTCGCCGCGGAGATGCACGACGTCCTCACCCACGGGCTCAGCCTGATGGTGCTGCACGCCGGGGCGCTCGGCATCAGCTCGAAGGAACCCGACGTCCGCAAGGCGGCCGAGGAGATCCGCGCCCGCGGCGCGATGGCGCTCGACGAGCTGCGCGACCTGGTCGGGGTGCTGAACACGACGTCGGCCGACATCTCCGAGCGGATGGCGGGCCCGAGCCCGCGCCACGGCTCGGCGGGCACGCCCGAGCAGCAGGCCCCCGACCCCGCCACGCTCGTCGCCGAGTCGGTCGCGGCCGGCATCCCGGTGGAGCTGGACGTCGAGGGCGAGCGCTCCCGGATGTCCCCGACGATCGCGCGCACGGTCCACCGGATCGTGCAGGAGGCGCTGACGAACGCCCGCAAGCACGCGGCGGGCGCCGAGATCCGCGTCGAGCTGCGCTACCGGCCGGACGGCGTCGGCATCCGCGTCGTCAACGCCCCGCCCCGGCGCCCGCCGGACGAGGTGCTGGCCGGCAGCGGTTCCGGGCTGGGGCTGTCGAGCCTGCGCCACCGCGTCGAGCTGGTCGGCGGCACGCTGGAGGCGGGTGCCACGCCCGAGGGCGGGTTCCGGATCGCCGCGGACCTGCCGGCGTACGTGCCAACGACGGAGAACCGGCAGAAGCACCCGGCGCCGCGCTGA
- the rfbB gene encoding dTDP-glucose 4,6-dehydratase codes for MRMVVTGGAGFIGSAYVRNVLSGHYTGFEPDELVVLDKFTYAGNRANLAPVAGDERLRIVVGDICDPEVVERELTGTDLVVHFAAESHVDRSIAGSAEFVRTNVLGTQTLLQAALEREVGKFVHVSTDEVYGSIDEGSWPEDHPIAPNSPYSASKASSDLLVRAFFSTHGLDASITRCSNNYGPYQYPEKVIPLFVTNLVDGLQVPLYGDGLNVRDWLHVDDHCRGIQLVAETGRAGEVYNIGGGTELTNRELTERLLEITGRDHTAIRPVEDRKGHDRRYSVDITKIATELGYAPRVGIDTGLRDTVDWYKNNRDWWEPLKG; via the coding sequence ATGCGCATGGTGGTCACCGGCGGCGCCGGTTTCATCGGCTCGGCCTACGTCCGCAACGTGCTTTCCGGCCACTACACCGGTTTCGAGCCCGACGAGCTGGTCGTGCTCGACAAGTTCACCTACGCGGGCAACCGCGCGAACCTGGCGCCGGTCGCCGGGGACGAGCGCCTGCGGATCGTCGTCGGCGACATCTGCGACCCCGAGGTCGTCGAGCGGGAGCTGACCGGCACCGACCTCGTCGTGCACTTCGCCGCCGAGTCCCATGTGGACCGGTCGATCGCCGGGTCGGCGGAGTTCGTCCGCACCAACGTGCTCGGCACCCAGACGCTGCTGCAGGCCGCGCTGGAGCGCGAGGTCGGCAAGTTCGTGCACGTCTCCACCGACGAGGTCTACGGCTCCATCGACGAGGGCTCTTGGCCCGAGGACCACCCGATCGCCCCCAACTCGCCGTACTCGGCGTCCAAGGCGTCGTCCGACCTGCTGGTCCGCGCGTTCTTCAGCACCCACGGGCTCGACGCTTCGATCACGCGCTGCTCCAACAACTACGGGCCCTACCAGTACCCCGAGAAGGTCATTCCGCTGTTCGTCACCAACCTGGTCGACGGGCTCCAGGTACCGCTCTACGGCGACGGCCTCAACGTCCGCGACTGGCTGCACGTCGACGACCACTGCCGCGGCATCCAGCTGGTGGCCGAAACCGGCCGCGCGGGCGAGGTCTACAACATCGGCGGCGGCACCGAGCTGACCAACCGCGAACTCACCGAGCGGCTGCTCGAAATCACCGGCCGGGACCACACCGCGATCCGGCCCGTCGAGGACCGCAAGGGCCACGACCGCCGCTACTCGGTGGACATCACGAAGATCGCCACCGAGCTGGGCTACGCCCCGCGGGTCGGCATCGACACCGGCCTGCGCGACACCGTCGACTGGTACAAGAACAACCGCGACTGGTGGGAGCCGCTCAAGGGCTGA
- the rfbA gene encoding glucose-1-phosphate thymidylyltransferase RfbA encodes MKGIILAGGSGSRLHPVTLGVSKQLVPVYNKPMIYYPLSVLMLAGITEILLISTPHDLPAFKRLLGDGAELGLQLSYAEQAHPNGLAEAFIIGEEHVGDDTSALILGDNIFHGQGFSDVLRAATHDLKGCVLFGYEVSDPHRHGIGEIDADGNLVSIEEKPADPKSNLALTGLYFYDNDVVEIAKGLKPSARGELEITDVNNVYLDRGRASCVDLGRGFAWLDTGTHKSLLDAGQYVQTMEARQGVQIACLEEIALRMGFIDADRCYALGERIGSSGYGEYVMDFARRARPLTAV; translated from the coding sequence ATGAAAGGCATCATCCTGGCCGGCGGCAGTGGCTCCCGGCTGCACCCGGTCACGCTCGGCGTCTCGAAGCAGCTCGTCCCGGTCTACAACAAGCCGATGATCTACTACCCGCTGTCGGTCCTGATGCTCGCCGGCATCACCGAGATCCTGCTCATCTCGACCCCGCACGACCTGCCCGCGTTCAAGCGGCTGCTCGGCGACGGCGCCGAGCTCGGCCTGCAGCTCAGCTACGCCGAGCAGGCCCACCCGAACGGCCTCGCGGAGGCCTTCATCATCGGCGAGGAGCACGTCGGCGACGACACGTCCGCCCTCATCCTCGGCGACAACATCTTCCACGGGCAGGGTTTCTCGGACGTGCTGCGCGCCGCGACGCACGACCTCAAGGGCTGCGTCCTGTTCGGCTACGAGGTCTCCGACCCGCACCGCCACGGCATCGGCGAGATCGACGCCGACGGGAACCTGGTCTCCATCGAGGAGAAGCCGGCCGACCCGAAGTCGAACCTGGCGCTCACCGGCCTGTACTTCTACGACAACGACGTCGTCGAGATCGCCAAGGGGCTGAAGCCGTCCGCGCGGGGCGAGCTGGAGATCACCGACGTCAACAACGTCTACCTCGACCGGGGCCGCGCGAGCTGCGTGGACCTCGGCCGCGGCTTCGCCTGGCTCGACACCGGCACGCACAAGTCGCTGCTGGACGCCGGGCAGTACGTGCAGACGATGGAAGCGCGCCAGGGCGTGCAGATCGCCTGCCTCGAAGAGATCGCGCTGCGCATGGGCTTCATCGATGCCGACCGGTGCTACGCGCTGGGCGAGCGGATCGGCAGCTCGGGCTACGGCGAGTACGTCATGGACTTCGCGCGCCGCGCGCGGCCGCTCACCGCGGTCTGA
- a CDS encoding helix-turn-helix transcriptional regulator has product MVRLPVAAAGSDDLLAAARTLRLVDDAPNALRALDRAVAEAAVRGDRPGLGRALAARYCALRESGDRDGALADVRVAALATAGQRPGIEVRTALSIALRDDDEPAAAERLLRGVRPGELDGAPSERHLWLLALARARAARGDVDGALELLLESGRRQGEAGLGNPVFAPWWFTATLLLAGNGRPGEAAVLAERGQELAEGWPTPTARGLVLVGRGVVTSGTRAVELLAEAVRVLANSPCRVEYARAEYLLGKALTGAGDRKAARQHLRQAAMLSACSGWRSIGALARELLEESGGRLRKPRADVLTLREREVADLVARGASNRDVAGTLFVSPRTVELHLTNVYRKLAVDSRAELAAALRASAGSPVPGAPKRTHGLAG; this is encoded by the coding sequence GTGGTCCGGCTGCCCGTGGCGGCCGCGGGCAGCGACGACCTGCTCGCCGCCGCGCGGACCCTGCGGCTGGTCGACGACGCGCCGAACGCCCTGCGGGCACTCGACCGCGCTGTCGCCGAGGCCGCGGTGCGCGGCGACCGGCCGGGGCTCGGCCGGGCGCTGGCCGCCCGCTACTGCGCGCTGCGGGAGAGCGGCGACCGCGACGGCGCGCTCGCCGACGTCCGGGTCGCGGCGCTGGCGACCGCGGGACAGCGCCCCGGGATCGAGGTCCGGACGGCGCTGTCGATCGCCCTGCGCGACGACGACGAGCCGGCCGCTGCCGAGCGTCTCCTGCGCGGGGTCCGCCCCGGCGAGCTGGACGGCGCGCCGTCCGAGCGGCACCTCTGGCTGCTCGCCCTGGCGCGGGCGCGTGCGGCGCGCGGCGACGTCGACGGCGCGCTGGAGCTGCTGCTCGAATCCGGCCGGCGCCAAGGAGAAGCCGGCCTCGGCAATCCGGTGTTCGCGCCGTGGTGGTTCACCGCCACCCTGCTGCTCGCCGGGAACGGCCGGCCCGGGGAAGCGGCCGTGCTCGCCGAGCGCGGGCAGGAGCTCGCCGAGGGCTGGCCGACACCGACCGCGCGCGGCCTGGTGCTGGTCGGCCGCGGCGTGGTCACGTCGGGGACACGGGCGGTGGAGCTGCTGGCCGAGGCGGTCCGGGTCCTGGCGAACTCGCCCTGCCGGGTGGAGTACGCGCGGGCGGAATACCTGCTGGGCAAGGCGTTGACGGGTGCGGGCGACCGCAAGGCCGCGCGCCAGCACCTGCGCCAGGCCGCGATGCTGTCGGCCTGCTCGGGCTGGCGCTCGATCGGCGCGCTCGCGCGGGAACTGCTCGAAGAGTCGGGCGGCCGGCTGCGGAAACCACGTGCCGACGTGCTGACGCTGCGCGAACGCGAAGTCGCCGACCTGGTCGCCCGCGGGGCGAGCAACCGCGACGTCGCGGGCACCCTGTTCGTCTCGCCGAGGACCGTCGAGCTGCACCTGACCAACGTCTACCGGAAGCTGGCCGTGGACAGCCGCGCCGAGCTGGCCGCGGCGCTGCGGGCGAGCGCGGGCTCGCCGGTCCCCGGGGCACCGAAGAGGACGCATGGGCTCGCCGGGTGA
- a CDS encoding macrolide family glycosyltransferase codes for MTPPPGSHLAFLTYPAHGHVNPTLPVAAELVRRGHRVSYVVAEQYADAVRATGATVLPYASHVPKSWDTVAIPEEITGDVVAEAGLAQALEGFAPLRTALGAFEDDRPDVFLYDAFGYPTGRLLARKWAIPALLMCSTFVANERFSPYASMAGKVPAPDPDHPALAKAASVVGDVLAEHLPGTSAAEFAEAREDTKLVFLPREFQPGGDTFDDGFAFVGPCLGDRADGWAPPDDRPVLLIAMGSFGYHHQREFFASCLEAFAGSPWHVVMTIGRLVSPAELGPVPPNFELHPWVPQPAVLSRASGFVSHAGMGSTMESLALGVPPVVVPRTLEQEIVADRLAELGLGVRVDPGDVDAESLRAAVTGLAEDAGAHERVARMREHITDAGGAAAAADRVEARLTA; via the coding sequence ATGACTCCCCCGCCGGGAAGCCACCTCGCCTTCCTCACCTATCCCGCCCACGGGCACGTCAACCCGACGCTGCCCGTCGCCGCCGAGCTCGTGCGGCGCGGTCACCGGGTGAGCTACGTGGTGGCCGAGCAGTACGCCGACGCCGTGCGCGCCACCGGTGCCACCGTGCTGCCGTACGCATCCCACGTGCCGAAGTCCTGGGACACCGTGGCGATCCCGGAGGAGATCACCGGCGACGTCGTCGCGGAAGCGGGGCTCGCCCAGGCGCTGGAAGGCTTCGCGCCGCTGCGGACCGCGCTCGGTGCCTTCGAAGACGACCGGCCGGACGTCTTCCTGTACGACGCTTTCGGCTACCCCACCGGACGTCTGCTGGCGCGCAAGTGGGCCATCCCCGCTCTGCTGATGTGCTCGACGTTCGTCGCGAACGAGCGGTTCTCGCCGTACGCCTCGATGGCGGGCAAGGTCCCCGCGCCCGACCCGGACCACCCCGCGCTGGCCAAGGCCGCGTCGGTGGTCGGGGACGTGCTCGCCGAGCACCTGCCCGGCACTTCGGCCGCGGAGTTCGCGGAAGCCCGTGAGGACACCAAGCTCGTGTTCCTGCCGCGGGAGTTCCAGCCCGGCGGCGACACCTTCGACGACGGGTTCGCGTTCGTGGGGCCGTGCCTCGGCGACCGCGCGGACGGCTGGGCCCCGCCGGACGACCGGCCGGTGCTGCTGATCGCCATGGGCAGCTTCGGCTACCACCACCAGCGCGAGTTCTTCGCCTCCTGCCTCGAGGCGTTCGCCGGGTCGCCGTGGCACGTCGTGATGACGATCGGCCGGCTGGTCTCGCCCGCGGAGCTGGGCCCGGTGCCGCCGAACTTCGAGCTGCACCCGTGGGTGCCGCAGCCGGCCGTGCTGAGCCGGGCGAGCGGGTTCGTCTCGCACGCCGGCATGGGCAGCACCATGGAGTCGCTCGCGCTGGGCGTCCCGCCGGTGGTCGTGCCCCGCACGCTGGAGCAGGAGATCGTCGCCGACCGGCTGGCCGAGCTCGGCCTCGGCGTCCGGGTGGACCCGGGCGACGTCGACGCGGAGTCGCTGCGGGCGGCCGTCACCGGCCTCGCCGAGGACGCCGGCGCGCACGAGCGCGTGGCGCGGATGCGCGAGCACATCACCGACGCCGGGGGCGCCGCGGCGGCCGCGGACCGCGTCGAGGCCCGACTGACCGCCTGA
- a CDS encoding ATP-binding cassette domain-containing protein: MPDPVRRKEASVTLFVEAEGITKTFGKVRALDDVSLQVPRGTVCGLLGHNGAGKTTLVNVLTTLVTPTSGRARVAGLDVQRDAVALRSRIGLTGQFASVDEQLSGFRNLILIARLLGASTKAAKERADELLTAFGLRDAAGRPAKTYSGGMRRRLDLAASLVGHPDVIFLDEPTTGLDPAARIAMWEIVEQLVRDGSTVLLTTQMLDEADRLADKIVVLAQGKVIAAGTAASLKAQVGKRTVTLTLADRPDAERAADAVRRTGLEPRESGVDELAGLALTVPVEKSTDLARVVRALDDVAVEPVELALVDPRLDDVYLALSGAPRDPHTETERP, encoded by the coding sequence ATGCCCGATCCCGTGCGGCGGAAGGAAGCGTCCGTGACCCTGTTCGTCGAAGCCGAGGGGATCACCAAGACCTTCGGCAAGGTCCGCGCGCTGGACGACGTCAGCCTGCAGGTGCCGCGCGGCACCGTGTGCGGGCTGCTGGGCCACAACGGCGCCGGCAAGACCACTTTGGTCAACGTGCTGACCACGCTCGTGACGCCGACTTCGGGCCGGGCGAGGGTCGCCGGGCTGGACGTCCAGCGCGACGCCGTCGCCCTGCGCAGCCGCATCGGGCTCACCGGCCAGTTCGCGTCGGTGGACGAGCAGCTTTCCGGCTTCCGCAACCTGATCCTGATCGCGCGCCTGCTCGGCGCGTCCACCAAGGCGGCCAAGGAGCGCGCGGACGAGCTGCTGACCGCGTTCGGCCTGCGCGACGCGGCCGGCCGCCCGGCGAAGACGTACTCCGGTGGCATGCGGCGACGGCTCGACCTGGCCGCCAGCCTGGTCGGCCACCCCGACGTGATCTTCCTCGACGAGCCGACGACGGGCCTCGACCCGGCCGCCCGGATCGCCATGTGGGAGATCGTGGAACAGCTCGTGCGCGACGGCTCGACCGTGCTGCTCACCACCCAGATGCTCGACGAAGCCGACCGGCTCGCCGACAAGATCGTCGTGCTGGCACAGGGAAAGGTGATCGCCGCCGGGACCGCGGCCTCGCTCAAGGCGCAGGTCGGCAAGCGCACGGTCACCCTGACGCTGGCCGACCGGCCCGACGCCGAACGCGCCGCGGACGCGGTGCGCCGGACCGGGCTAGAGCCGCGCGAGTCCGGAGTGGACGAACTGGCCGGGCTCGCGCTGACGGTGCCGGTGGAGAAGTCCACCGACCTCGCGCGCGTGGTCCGGGCGCTCGACGACGTCGCGGTCGAGCCGGTCGAGCTGGCCCTGGTCGACCCGCGGCTCGACGACGTGTACCTCGCGCTCTCCGGCGCGCCGCGGGATCCCCACACCGAAACCGAGAGGCCCTGA
- a CDS encoding ArnT family glycosyltransferase: MTLTSGTTDSRPGRTRPAFARTPVLLIAGVAGALLLVASRNYGFSFDEAYFVVAGRDHPAWGYFDQPPLVPFLAAGLDHLFPGSLVALRLPATLAAVGGIVLTALIARELGGRRVAQTVAAAAYAMSGATLIAHYLATYSIDPFCWSLIVWLVVRWTRVRDDRLLFAAGLVTAVSLQTKFLVPALWVALAVASLVFGPRDLVRRPLLWAGALVATLTTVPTLVWQAAHGWPYTRMSEVVAAEFPGTGAFLLEVLSGPGLVIGVPLALFGFGRLLAARALRPYRFLGLAFLLLIVAYLLTSGRSYYVYSLYALLFAAGAVGLQDVKWPTAAKVLGWVLVAASVLQALVALPIYPKSWAERIPDVPLLPLTAKVFVQSDGQLGQLSDAVVQVYRSLPPEQRAHTAIMTDSYAFAADLELFGSERGLPGVYSAHRGYFYFGHPDESVDSVLFVGDASPVVAGAFARHQDVVPQLMTVFSGRTTAWDALWPRLRTQ; encoded by the coding sequence ATGACCCTTACCAGTGGAACCACCGACAGCCGGCCGGGCCGCACGCGCCCGGCGTTCGCGCGGACCCCGGTTCTCCTGATCGCGGGAGTCGCCGGCGCGCTGCTCCTCGTCGCCAGCCGGAACTACGGGTTCTCCTTCGACGAGGCCTACTTCGTGGTGGCCGGCCGCGACCACCCCGCGTGGGGCTACTTCGACCAGCCGCCGCTGGTGCCGTTCCTGGCCGCCGGGCTGGACCACCTGTTCCCCGGCTCGCTGGTGGCCCTGCGGCTGCCCGCCACGCTGGCCGCGGTCGGCGGGATCGTGCTGACCGCGCTGATCGCCCGCGAGCTGGGCGGCCGCCGGGTCGCGCAGACCGTCGCCGCCGCGGCGTACGCGATGTCCGGCGCCACGCTGATCGCCCACTACCTCGCGACCTACTCGATCGACCCGTTCTGCTGGTCGCTCATCGTCTGGCTGGTGGTTCGGTGGACCCGGGTGCGCGACGACCGGCTGCTGTTCGCCGCCGGGCTCGTCACGGCCGTGTCGCTGCAGACGAAGTTCCTGGTGCCCGCGCTGTGGGTGGCGCTCGCCGTCGCGTCGCTGGTCTTCGGCCCGCGTGACCTGGTGCGGCGTCCGCTGCTGTGGGCCGGCGCGCTGGTCGCGACGCTGACGACCGTGCCGACGCTGGTCTGGCAGGCCGCCCACGGCTGGCCGTACACCCGGATGTCCGAGGTCGTCGCGGCCGAGTTCCCCGGCACCGGCGCGTTCCTGCTCGAGGTGCTGTCCGGGCCCGGCCTGGTGATCGGCGTGCCGCTCGCGCTGTTCGGCTTCGGGCGCCTGCTCGCCGCCCGCGCCCTGCGGCCGTACCGCTTCCTCGGCCTCGCGTTCCTGCTGCTGATCGTGGCCTACCTGCTGACGTCCGGCCGTTCGTACTACGTCTACAGCCTGTACGCGCTCCTGTTCGCGGCCGGTGCGGTGGGCCTGCAGGACGTCAAGTGGCCCACGGCCGCGAAGGTGCTCGGCTGGGTGCTCGTCGCCGCGTCGGTCCTGCAGGCGCTCGTCGCGCTGCCGATCTACCCGAAGTCCTGGGCCGAGCGCATCCCCGACGTGCCGCTGCTGCCGCTGACGGCGAAGGTCTTCGTGCAGTCCGACGGCCAGCTCGGCCAGCTCTCCGACGCCGTCGTGCAGGTCTACCGGTCGCTGCCGCCCGAACAGCGCGCCCACACGGCGATCATGACCGACAGCTACGCGTTCGCCGCCGACCTCGAGCTCTTCGGCAGCGAACGCGGACTGCCGGGCGTCTACAGCGCGCACCGCGGGTACTTCTACTTCGGGCACCCGGACGAGAGCGTCGACAGCGTCCTGTTCGTCGGCGACGCGAGCCCGGTGGTGGCCGGGGCCTTCGCCCGCCACCAGGACGTGGTGCCGCAGCTGATGACCGTCTTCAGTGGACGGACCACCGCGTGGGACGCGTTGTGGCCGAGGCTGCGCACGCAGTAG